A genomic region of Zalophus californianus isolate mZalCal1 chromosome 1, mZalCal1.pri.v2, whole genome shotgun sequence contains the following coding sequences:
- the MICOS13 gene encoding MICOS complex subunit MIC13 codes for MVPRVWSLMRFLIKGSVAGGAVYLVYDQELLGPSDKSQAVLQKAEEVVPPAMYQFGQYVCEQTGLKMPQLPAPPKFNFHIRDTWNSGIIMVMSALSVAPSKAHEYSRDGWAYLKERTK; via the exons ATGGTGCCCCGAGTGTGGTCGCTGATGAG GTTCCTCATCAAGGGCAGTGTGGCCGGGGGTGCAGTCTACCTGGTGTATGACCAGGAGTTGCTGGGGCCAAGCGACAAGAGCCAGGCTGTCCTTCAGAAGGCTGAGGAGGTAGTCCCCCCAGCCATGTACCAGTTCGGCCAGTACGTGTGTGAGCAGACCGGTCTGAAGATGCCCCAG ctcccagcccctccaAAGTTTAACTTTCACATCCGTGACACCTGGAATTCAG GCATCATTATGGTGATGTCGGCCCTGTCGGTGGCCCCTTCCAAGGCCCACGAGTACTCCAGGGACGGCTGGGCGTACCTGAAGGAGCGAACCAAGTAG